Proteins encoded together in one Drosophila albomicans strain 15112-1751.03 chromosome 2R, ASM965048v2, whole genome shotgun sequence window:
- the LOC127566224 gene encoding lateral signaling target protein 2 homolog, which translates to METFRKWLNKPKADDKSLLARFYHADRSLTAVASELDSFDGRAEPDRCTRLVSRLRQNQDKVLAITNLIMEELLGEERDPRAFRAKFPEEVLQENLAGQLWFGAECLAAGSSILNRESESKEMRPLAQAVTKSLGNVRVLLRDQCLRNNVPNSKTLHLDFNDSTTEQLYESLKIFDHLFAEFELSYVSAMVQVKSRHEYEMQQWIGVLFSETLQRALKTGLLDQDMVDAFDPGLMFSIPRLAIVAGLVIYAKGPLNMDMPGDELSEMFRPFRTILIKIRDLLRNLSKQELYQLEKLLCTNEDINTKVPLGSSSIEAPSPEHNGSNNNNNNSNNTNSSSSTATTNSSNSTINTHKAVERLVDQRNNNSNNNSSNNNSSSCSGHQQSGTQDAARSPSILSLSGSSTPTASPAPSPTPSHSIASTSSAATTSTNPPANWSDDDDDEDDLDDDDNDDEHADVEDEEECGILDSDDQDLNDDSDSDVDEYIDAHLKAIVAAADCASGYLIPNTNLGNLLQPQQVPLTDNFVASEDDEFGSTAADDVEQPSQQQEQAQERREDEPSTSAAMLAARRHLQRLRLMSSSSENEPSSNQQTTIKSPATPTTTTDGQVTQRSNRHRHSHHSHHHHHHHHHHHTHSHSHGHHHRHQAAQQGHNSDEHQQFSSHHSHTHSHSHHQAHPHRTNRRGSKRCSQEHCDATNTEQPTDHSQASADTSTASSLSDDVSLAMRNTTARLKFKSTENLLHRLFVCIAGVADQLQTNFASDLRQILRSVFLMNMSTAQEDIDIPEKTKESELFEFRASENDVIQESAGSNQSIYSAEEVNPELDNVFNSGGPSSRHSAGATMQRNNTIDLAAVHDGSGDSSSSSNSNAMPSSAATTRNHVARSRSLGDQDAASSSMQEQEQQQQQQEAQLQLQMQRQRNNSVGSNSPSSASSTSSSSEHNSPVSTRNGSRRRLQSSPSTPTAASAATAASTTLSPPAWIPDGKAPRCMSCQTPFTAFRRRHHCRNCGGVFCGVCSNASAPLPKYGLTKAVRVCRECYVREVRQSQAHATTAHSQATNRPQAASAS; encoded by the exons GCTGATGATAAATCGCTACTGGCACGCTTCTACCACGCCGATCGTTCGCTGACCGCCGTGGCTAGTGAGCTCGACAGTTTTGATGGACGTGCCGAGCCCGATCGCTGCACACGTCTGGTCAGCAGACTGCGTCAGAATCAG GACAAAGTGCTGGCTATTACCAATTTGATTATGGAGGAGCTGCTGGGCGAGGAGCGTGATCCACGTGCTTTTCGAGCCAAGTTTCCCGAAGAAGTGCTGCAGGAAAATCTTGCCGGACAGCTCTGGTTTGGCGCCGAGTGTCTTGCAGCCGGTTCGTCGATTCTCAATCGTGAATCAGAGAGCAAAGAGATGCGTCCACTCGCTCAGGCGGTGACCAAAAGTCTGGGCAATGTGCGCGTTCTGTTGCGTGATCAATGTCTTCGCAACAATGTGCCCAACAGTAAAACACTGCACCTGGACTTTAATGACTCCACCACCGAGCAGCTATATGAGAGTCTCAAGATCTTTGATCACCTGTTTGCCGAGTTCGAGCTGAGCTATGTGAGCGCCATGGTTCAGGTGAAGTCACGTCACGAATACGAGATGCAACAGTGGATTGGAGTGCTCTTCTCGGAGACGTTGCAGCGTGCTCTGAAGACGGGGCTGCTCGATCAGGATATGGTCGATGCGTTCGATCCGGGTCTAATGTTCTCTATACCACGATTGGCCATTGTGGCTGGTTTGGTCATCTATGCAAAGGGTCCGCTCAACATGGATATGCCTGGCGATGAGTTGTCGGAGATGTTTCGTCCATTTCGCACGATTCTGATCAAGATCAGAGATCTGTTGCGCAACCTGAGCAAACAGGAGTTGTATCAGCTGGAAAAGCTGCTCTGCACCAACGAAGATATTAACACCAAA GTGCCGCTGGGCTCAAGTAGCATTGAGGCGCCCAGTCCGGAGcacaatggcagcaacaacaacaataataacagcaacaacacgaacagcagcagcagcacggcaacaacaaacagcagcaacagcacaataAATACGCACAAGGCTGTGGAGCGTCTGGTGGATcagcgcaacaacaatagcaacaataacagtagcaataacaatagcagcagctgTAGTGGCCATCAACAGTCTGGCACTCAGGATGCAGCTCGCTCTCCGTCCATTTTGTCGCTATCAGGCAGCAGCACGCCCACAGCTTCGCCAGCTCCATCGCCAACTCCCTCACACTCCATTGCATCGACCTCTTCGGCAGCAACAACGTCCACGAATCCGCCAGCCAACTGgagcgacgacgatgatgatgaagatgaccttgatgatgacgacaacgacgatgagCACGCGGATgtggaggatgaggaggaatGCGGTATTTTGGATAGCGATGATCAGGACTTGAATGATGATAGCGACAGTGATGTAGATGAGTATATCGATGCACATCTGAAGGCGATTGTTGCCGCCGCCGATTGTGCATCGGGCTATCTCATACCAAACACAAATCTGGGCAATTTGCTGCAGCCACAACAGGTGCCACTCACGGACAACTTCGTGGCCAGCGAAGACGATGAGTTTGGCAGCACGGCAGCAGACGATGTGGAGCAGCCTTCccagcaacaggagcaggcGCAAGAGCGTCGCGAGGATGAGCCCAGTACAAGTGCAGCCATGCTGGCGGCTCGACGTCATCTGCAGCGTCTGCGActgatgagcagcagcagcgagaaTGAGCCgagcagcaaccaacaaacGACAATCAAATCGCCAGCGAccccaacgacaacgacggaTGGTCAAGTGACTCAGCGCAGCAATCGCCATAGGCACAGTCATCACAGtcaccaccatcatcatcatcaccaccatcatcacacacacagtcacagtcatGGACACCATCATCGCCATCAGGCGGCTCAGCAAGGCCACAACAGCGACGAGCATCAGCAGTTCAGCAGTCATCAtagtcacacacacagtcacagccaTCATCAGGCTCATCCGCATCGCACAAATCGCCGTGGTAGCAAGCGCTGCAGCCAGGAGCATTGTGATGCAACAAATACCGAGCAGCCCACTGATCATAGCCAGGCCAGTGCTGATACCAGCACAGCGTCCTCGCTGTCCGACGATGTGTCGTTGGCCATGCGCAACACCACAGCACGCCTCAAGTTCAA GAGCACTGAGAATCTGTTGCATCGTCTGTTTGTGTGCATTGCTGGCGTGGCCGATCAGCTGCAGACGAACTTTGCCTCTGATCTGCGCCAGATTTTGCGCAGTGTGTTCCTTATGAACATGTCCACCGCCCAGGAGGACATTGACATACCAGAAAAGACAAAAGAATCGGAGCTCTTCGAGTTTCGCGCCTCCGAAAACGATGTGATACAAGAAAGCGCCGGCTCCAACCAAAGCATTTATTCAGCCGAAGAAGTCAATCCCGAACTGGACAATGTGTTCAACAGCGGCGGCCCCTCGTCGCGTCACTCGGCTGGGGCAACGATGCAACGCAACAATACCATTGATCTGGCCGCTGTACACGATGGCAGCGGCGACAGCAGCTCCAGCTCGAACAGCAATGCAATGCCTTCATCAGCTGCGACCACTCGCAATCACGTGGCACGTAGTCGCAGTCTGGGCGATCAGGacgcagccagcagcagcatgcaggagcaagagcagcagcagcaacaacaggaggcgcaattgcagctgcaaatgCAGCGACAACGCAACAATTCCGTGGGCAGCAATTCACCATCGAGTGCCTCGTCGACTAGTTCCAGCTCGGAGCACAATTCGCCGGTGAGCACGCGCAACGGCAGCCGGCGCCGCTTGCAGAGCAGCCCATCAACGCCAACAGCTGCATCGGCAGCCACAGCGGCTTCGACTACACTGTCGCCACCCGCCTGGATTCCCGATGGCAAGGCGCCACGTTGCATGTCCTGTCAAACGCCATTCACTGCCTTTCGGCGACGGCACCACTGTCGCAATTGCGGCGGCGTCTTCTGCGGTGTCTGCTCGAATGCCTCGGCACCGTTGCCCAAGTACGGACTGACGAAGGCGGTGCGTGTCTGCCGCGAATGCTATGTGCGTGAGGTGCGTCAATCGCAGGCACATGCCACAACGGCTCATAGCCAGGCTACAAACAGGCCGCAGGCAGCCAGCGCCTCTTAG
- the LOC127565846 gene encoding cilia- and flagella-associated protein 58 codes for MSKASGSEDEPLVPEDFDDDFFRELGEKIPEATKALRQKDTPNNADNVQRLLICGTRYKNDLRMEEGRSQELREQIATLEGRLENAARVSKLDMATIEELRGVIEGAWKQKDAAQIREQTAQDEGLRLRQKLETAESMVVFLTEKGQAMSNKREDTKECERLNGEIKDLNKRLQLQRVYTAEVEGNIQALEGKNKELLKLLDETSSDACNLKRKCDALAKELATMKSDETKYLEQIAHTKSQNEHLTKVKVRQNLQILSLKTNLEHLNTLHNSTCNKLAKITVDLEYTVGERDKNKRALTQRINLLKMREDELIKQRQDNAKLAKSQETIARKYGGLDMAKQEVEKENMRLKTQLGTQDKELESMRRVVHHFEKNNENLTKERDVLKRDLQSEHQTAEQSEALYQESQHELRALKDIVSGMDLKVKKQQQDIKKHKKEKSKKLDEIQHWIDKLDLLQNEIHLKENYEIELKRTISDLEAKCSKFQQQHDLLTNERQSLQRSLQTADDERQKLRDQVTNLQAQIESLKGKITYRDGELSKLQLQIDRMEKERRLLRNDVRHAQLGQQHTKAELLDKRKENDRHAKSLQEDEQRLARLRKDVDNLMNEKNAINAALTKRNEEYARLQHNLENLQTAYDQTERQCTQCQDDMRLMAVEIKNLRTERNVLRTDRESAADLRQELLQMQRLLNQERIKARALQDEMMTPMNIHRWRLLRGKDPEKMDLLERIQILRRQLLGQNVAALEQERALNEAQQLYAALKEFMLKLPSHKVQAELNTIKASLSAKDRKLKVLMAELSAREADDKFKSLKLEEMRGNLAQTKTQLLEEKRRKQKLLEERQLLEQMQAHCYSAPAQLPRTLGAGFKMVSTLL; via the exons ATGTCGAAGGCTTCAGGTTCCGAAGATGAGCCACTGGTACCCGAAGATTTTGATGATGATTTCTTCCGGGAGCTGGGCGAGAAAATACCCGAG GCAACGAAGGCGCTGCGGCAGAAAGATACGCCAAACAATGCAGACAATGTGCAGCGTCTGTTGATCTGCGGCACACGCTACAAGAATGATCTGCGCATGGAGGAAGGACGTTCGCAGGAGCTGCGCGAACAGATAGCCACACTCGAGGGTCGCCTGGAAAATGCGGCGCGTGTTAGCAAGCTCGACATGGCCACCATTGAGGAGCTGCGTGGCGTGATAG AGGGCGCCTGGAAGCAGAAGGATGCGGCACAGATACGTGAACAGACGGCACAGGACGAAGGTTTGCGACTGCGCCAGAAACTAGAGACAGCGGAATCCATGGTGGTATTTCTAACTGAAAAAGGTCAAGCGATGAGCAACAAGCGTGAGGATACCAAAGAGTGCGAGCGACTCAATGGTGAGATCAAGGACCTAAACAAACGACTGCAATTGCAGCGCGTCTACACCGCCGAGGTGGAGGGCAACATTCAGGCGCTGGAGGGCAAGAACAAAGAACTGCTCAAGCTTCTAGAT GAAACCTCCAGCGATGCCTGCAACTTGAAGCGCAAATGCGACGCACTCGCCAAGGAGCTGGCAACTATGAAGAGCGACGAGACCAAGTATTTGGAGCAGATAGCTCACACAAAGTCGCAAAACGAGCATCTGACCAAGGTCAAAGTGCGTCAGAATCTGCAGATACTCTCGCTCAAAACGAATCTGGAGCATTTGAATACGCTGCATAACAGCACCTGCAATAAGCTGGCCAAGATCACTGTGGATCTGGAGTACACGGTGGGAGAGCGTGACAAAAACAAGCGTGCGCTAACGCAGCGCATCAATCTGTTGAAGATGCGAGAGGATGAACTCATCAAGCAAAGGCAGGACAATGCCAAGCTGGCCAAATCCCAGGAAACTATTGCACGCAAATACGGCGGACTGGATATGGCCAAGCAGGAGGTCGAAAAGGAGAACATGCGGCTCAA AACACAGCTGGGCACTCAGGACAAGGAGCTGGAGTCTATGCGACGTGTGGTGCATCACTTTGAGAAGAACAACGAGAATCTGACCAAGGAACGCGATGTGCTGAAGCGAGATCTGCAGAGCGAGCATCAGACAGCCGAGCAGAGCGAAGCTTTGTATCAAGAATCGCAACATGAACTGCGTGCCCTCAAGGACATTGTGAGTGGCATGGATCTGAAGGtgaaaaagcaacagcaggacATAAAGAAgcacaaaaaggaaaagtcCAAAAAGCTAGATGAGATTCAGCACTGGATCGACAAGCTCGATCTGCTGCAAA ATGAAATTCACTTGAAGGAGAACTATGAGATCGAGTTGAAGCGCACCATCAGTGATCTGGAGGCCAAGTGCTCCAAGttccagcagcaacatgatCTGTTAACCAACGAGCGTCAAAGTCTGCAGCGATCACTGCAAACCGCCGACGATGAGCGACAAAAGCTGCGCGATCAAGTGACTAATTTGCAGGCACAGATTGAGTCACTTAAGGGCAAGATTACCTATCGAGATGGCGAGCTTAGTAAGCTGCAATTGCAGATTGATCGCATGGAGAAGGAGCGTCGCCTGCTGCGTAACGATGTTCGCCATGCGCAGCTGGGACAGCAGCACACCAAAGCCGAGCTGCTCGATAAGCGCAAGGAGAACGATCGTCATGCCAAGTCGCTGCAGGAGGACGAACAACGTTTGGCTCGATTGCGCAAAGACGTCGACAATCTGATGAACGAGAAGAACGCAATCAATGCGGCGCTCACCAAGCGCAACGAGGAATACGCTCGCCTCCAACATAACCTAGAGAATCTGCAGACGGCCTACGATCAAACGGAGCGTCAATGCACCCAATGTCAGGATGATATGCGTCTCATGGCTGTGGAGATTAAGAATTTGCGTACAGAGCGCAATGTGTTGCGCACGGATCGCGAGAGCGCCGCTGATTTGCGACAAGAACTGCTACAGATGCAGCGTTTGCTTAACCAGGAGCGGATCAAAGCGCGTGCCCTGCAGGACGAGATGATGACGCCCATGAACATACATCGCTGGCGTCTGTTGCGTGGAAAAGATCCCGAGAAAATGGATCTGCTCGAACGCATACAGATATTGCGTCGACAGTTGCTTGGCCAGAATGTGGCAGCTCTTGAGCAGGAACGTGCGCTGAACGAGGCGCAACAACTCTATGCCGCACTCAAGGAGTTCATGCTCAAGCTGCCCAGTCACAAGGTGCAAGCAGAGCTCAACACCATCAAA GCTAGTTTATCGGCCAAGGATCGCAAGCTGAAGGTGCTGATGGCTGAGCTGAGTGCTCGAGAGGCGGACGACAAATTCAAATCACTGAAGCTGGAGGAGATGCGCGGCAATCTTGCGCAGACCAAGACCCAACTGCTGGAGGAAAAGCGACGCAAACAGAAGCTGCTGGAAGAACGTCAACTACTCGAACAGATGCAGGCGCATTGCTATTCGGCGCCAGCACAGTTGCCCCGCACGTTGGGCGCCGGCTTCAAAATGGTCAGCACGctgctttaa
- the LOC127565847 gene encoding palmitoyltransferase ZDHHC16, whose amino-acid sequence MARITWRGNWAQSIVSILRLRWAYMKHCWHSLTFNAHMNSGYATDVCMTPIFWIVDNYTYCLGPFFVVGVAILTTAIVSIAYWIGFPFWWAKSPAVTVFLLIFGNWILLNIIFHYVMAVITPAGHPPEGVSQVEAVSMCAKCIAPKPPRTHHCSICNRCILKMDHHCPWLNNCVGYGNHRYFFLYMIYTTMGCLFLIIAGLEIGHKYLWLDHSDNWTELEPLEGHPVKFNLTGHIIPVTHPNEYDDVLLPPAVHNLPVPVDDPETSSPTRRRVMWFMAITNVAVVIALGSLCSWHAKLITRGETSVEAHINEAETKRLLQQQRIYINPYNFGAKKNWKLFLGLVRGRSFWRTVLLPSWHKPEGNGLSFHTVHDAPFEDEWP is encoded by the exons ATGGCGCGTATTACATGGCGGGGCAACTGGGCACAAAGCATAGT CTCAATACTAAGACTGCGCTGGGCTTACATGAAACATTGTTGGCATTCTCTAACGTTCAACGCGCACATGAACTCTGGCTATGCCACTGATGTGTGCATGACGCCTATCTTCTGGATCGTCGACAACTATACTTATTGTCTGGGTCCA ttCTTCGTTGTGGGCGTTGCCATTTTAACCACTGCCATTGTCAGCATTGCCTATTGGATTGGTTTTCCCTTTTGGTGGGCCAAGAGCCCAGCTGTCACCGTATTCCTGCTCATATTTGGCAACTGGATACTGCTCAACATCATCTTTCACTATGTGATGGCTGTGATCACGCCCGCCGGACATCCACCCGAAGGCGTTTCTCAGGTAGAGGCAGTAAGCATGTGTGCCAAGTGCATTGCCCCAAAACCACCACGCACTCATCACTGTTCCATCTGCAACCGTTGCATACTGAAGATGGATCATCACTGTC cttGGCTTAACAATTGCGTGGGCTATGGGAATCATCGCTACTTCTTTCTGTATATGATTTATACAACGATGGGCTGCCTGTTTCTGATCATTGCTGGCTTGGAGATTGGCCACAAATATCTATGGTTAGATCATAGTGATAACTGGACAGAGCTGGAACCACTTGAAGGACATCCCGTAAAATTCAATCTTACTGGACACATTATACCGGTG ACACATCCCAATGAGTATGATGATGTCTTGTTGCCGCCAGCTGTACACAATCTGCCCGTTCCTGTTGACGACCCCGAAACTTCTTCGCCTACACGTCGACGTGTTATGTGGTTCATGGCAATCACCAATGTGGCTGTGGTTATTGCTCTAGGCAGCCTTTGCAGCTGGCATGCTAAGCTAATAACTCGCGGCGAGACGAGCGTCGAGGCGCACATCAATGAGGCGGAGACTAAGCgtttgttgcagcagcaacgcatCTACATCAATCCCTATAATTTTGGCGCAAAAAAGAACTGGAAACTCTTTTTGGGCCTCGTGCGTGGCAG aTCTTTTTGGCGCACTGTGTTGCTGCCGTCGTGGCACAAACCCGAAGGAAACGGTCTTAGCTTTCACACCGTTCACGATGCTCCCTTCGAGGATGAGTGGCCGTAG
- the LOC127565845 gene encoding cilia- and flagella-associated protein 58 has protein sequence MSKRSARGKRGRTPSKGSATTIDGLNEMLDAQFPDDFNVAQLDLMNDLGEEFFANSYEMVQHILQVSKFAARKLKGFVDLLARLHGHYTEEKALTASMQEKVGAAQQKLKVSLEVTFSYDSMLNELRDALAEAWRTADAAHHREVDLHTNIDYGYADQQTKQAPVESTKSTKEMWLRGVIFRERDRLARELKEHQKRLETNRFYSGSLEGIIEDHRATISRQQMRVKFFETEMFKLEHKQREMVESYDEQFLVQRRDIESLTNMNSNLRAFERKYQSAKALTENQRQVIERILHNNFTLQKVNHRHEEQIFHLKAVLSNLESDNRGLRREKQELDYRGRSNVREIKKKVELHMLLMRRFHQLTKKNNELIEQDLLKSNELTGAEKRLAIAMSKLDETTKQKEEAERYKDKLRAEITTLNGVLASVRFDLITQRGRTQDTQLLLDRAHVSLDERDEQIHKLIKERNDALAEVNELNKTIERLEEHVALKTTKLQEVQEQLQQKQTEYLRIKQQMEILHSEKIMLQKSNAVCGQDRQKLQNINTKQTFQINQLCNQLASHEKENISLKNQIDQINNLVKHKQTEIHAKERMLQNVRNELHEMKIRSGQLQHTIEDDEQRFKKITFRLDEERQNKNLIGQQMMRRNGELRVQQEKLSMMQLALNRGTMQYNQRIEDIRLLKTEITNLRMTKECLERAVSSTANMRREIVRLERQLVRERLHVAAFTDEMKHPYRIHRWRLLRGQDPQRFELIVKIQALLKRNISMTVERTNLEQKVHDVQRKYEALKQQLLHVSDPQIKDRLWRQQCINQRQGRKLRAMKAELAINEIDLEARDVIIGEYKNALRKQEEPSPGIVNSIVKPVVDNPYTDQIIQSSSSAV, from the exons ATGTCGAAGCGCAGCGCAAGAGGAAAACGTGGAAGGACACCAAGTAAAGGCTCAGCGACCACTATTGATGGGTTGAACGAAATGCTTGATGCACAATTTCCCGATGATTTCAACGTTGCTCAATTGGATCTGATGAACGATCTGGGCGAAGAGTTCTTTGCAAACTCCTATGAGATGGTGCAACATATTTTACAGGTCAGCAAATTTGCGGCAAGGAAATTGAAAGGATTCGTCGACTTGCTCGCCCGACTTCATGGCCATTACACGGAAGAGAAGGCATTGACCGCATCGATGCAGGAAAAAGTGGGCGCGGCACAACAGAAACTGAAAGTGTCCCTTGAAGTCACCTTCTCATATGACTCGATGCTTAATGAGCTGCGTGACGCGTTGGCCGAGGCGTGGCGCACCGCGGATGCAGCTCATCATAGGGAGGTGGACTTGCACACCAATATCGATTATGGATATGCTGATCAGCAGACGAAACAAGCGCCAGTCGAAAGCACCAAGTCCAC CAAGGAGATGTGGCTGCGTGGCGTGATCTTTAGGGAGCGCGATCGTCTGGCCCGAGAGCTGAAGGAGCATCAGAAACGCCTCGAAACAAATCGTTTCTACTCGGGGTCCTTGGAGGGCATCATCGAGGATCATCGCGCCACGATCAGCAGACAGCAAATGCGGGTTAAATTCTTCGAAACCGAAATGTTCAAGCTGGAGCACAAACAAAGGGAGATGGTGGAATCCTATGATGAGCAGTTCCTTGTGCAGCGTCGCGATATCGAATCGCTCACTAATATGAACTCGAATTTGCGTGCATTCGAGCGGAAGTATCAGAGTGCCAAGGCATTGACTGAGAATCAAAGACAAGTGATTGAGCGAATCTTGCACAATAATTTTACGCTACAGAAGGTGAATCACCGCCACGAAGAGCAAATATTCCATCTGAAGGCAGTCTTGAGCAATTTGGAGAGCGACAATCGTGGATTGCGACGCGAGAAACAAGAGCTCGACTATCGTGGTCGCTCCAATGTGCGCGAGATCAAAAAGAAGGTCGAGCTCCATATGCTGCTCATGCGACGTTTCCATCAACTGACCAAGAAGAATAACGAGCTCATCGAACAGGATTTGCTCAAAAG CAATGAACTGACGGGTGCCGAGAAGCGATTGGCCATTGCGATGAGCAAACTGGATGAGACCACCAAGCAGAAGGAGGAAGCGGAACGCTACAAGGATAAGCTGCGTGCCGAGATTACCACTCTAAACGGTGTCCTGGCCAGTGTTCGTTTCGATCTGATTACGCAGCGAGGTCGCACCCAGGACACTCAGTTGCTGCTGGATAGAGCGCATGTGTCCTTGGATGAGCGAGACGAGCAGATACACAAACTGATCAAGGAGCGCAACGATGCACTGGCCGAAGTCAACGAACTGAACAAGACCATTGAGAGACTGGAGG AACATGTTGCTTTAAAGACGACAAAGCTACAAGAGGTCcaagagcagctgcagcaaaagcAGACGGAATATCTGAGGATCAAACAGCAAATGGAAATACTGCACTCGGAGAAGATCATGCTGCAGAAGAGCAACGCAGTGTGTGGCCAGGATCGCCAGAAGCTGCAAAACATCAATACCAAGCAGACCTTTCAAATCAATCAGCTGTGCAATCAACTTGCCTCCCACGAAAAGGAGAACATTTCGCTCAAGAATCAAATCGATCAGATCAACAATCTGGTGAAGCACAAACAGACTGAAATACACGCAAAGGAGCGAATGCTGCAGAATGTGCGCAACGAACTCCACGAGATGAAGATACGTTCCGGCCAGCTGCAGCATACCATCGAGGATGACGAGCAACGCTTCAAGAAGATCACGTTTCGGTTGGACGAGGAGCGGCAgaataagaatttaattggACAGCAAATGATGCGACGCAATGGCGAGTTGCGTGTGCAGCAGGAGAAACTATCGATGATGCAGTTGGCGTTGAATCGCGGCACCATGCAGTACAATCAACGCATCGAAGACATTCGGCTGCTGAAAACTGAGATCACCAATCTGCGCATGACCAAGGAGTGCTTGGAGCGTGCCGTGTCCAGCACGGCGAATATGCGCCGTGAGATTGTGCGACTCGAGCGTCAGCTTGTCCGGGAACGCTTGCACGTGGCAGCATTCACGGACGAAATGAAGCATCCCTATCGCATACATCGCTGGCGTCTGTTGCGCGGCCAAGATCCGCAACGCTTTGAGCTAATCGTCAAGATACAAGCGCTGCTCAAGCGTAACATCAGTATGACGGTGGAGCGCACCAATCTGGAGCAAAAGGTGCACGATGTGCAGCGCAAGTACGAGGCGCtcaaacagcagctgctgcacgTTTCCGATCCGCAGATCAAGGATCGTCTGTGGCGACAGCAGTGTATCAATCAGCGACAAGGTCGCAAGCTACGTGCCATGAAAGCCGAGCTGGCCATCAATGAGATCGATCTGGAGGCACGCGATGTCATCATTGGCGAGTACAAGAATGCACTGCGAAAGCAAGAGGAACCCAGCCCGGGCATCGTCAATAGCATTGTTAAGCCGGTGGTAGACAACCCGTACACGGATCAAATCATCCAGAGCAGTTCGTCAGCAGtataa